Proteins encoded within one genomic window of Macaca fascicularis isolate 582-1 chromosome 16, T2T-MFA8v1.1:
- the GH1 gene encoding somatotropin: protein MAAGSRTSLLLAFALLCLPWLQEGSAFPTIPLSRLFDNAMLRAHRLHQLAFDTYQEFEEAYIPKEQKYSFLQNPQTSLCFSESIPTPSNREETQQKSNLELLRISLLLIQSWLEPVQFLRSVFANSLVYGTSYSDVYDLLKDLEEGIQTLMGRLEDGSSRTGQIFKQTYSKFDTNSHNNDALLKNYGLLYCFRKDMDKIETFLRIVQCRSVEGSCGF, encoded by the exons ATGGCTGCAG GCTCCCGGACATCCCTGCTCCTGGCTTTTGCCCTGCTCTGCCTGCCCTGGCTTCAAGAGGGCAGTGCCTTCCCAACCATTCCCTTATCCAGGCTTTTTGACAACGCTATGCTCCGCGCCCATCGCCTGCACCAGCTGGCCTTTGACACCTACCAGGAGTTT GAAGAAGCCTATATCCCAAAGGAACAGAAGTATTCATTCCTGCAGAACCCCCAGACCTCCCTCTGCTTCTCAGAGTCTATTCCGACACCCTCCAACAGGGAGGAAACACAGCAGAAATCC AACCTAGAGCTGCTCCGCATCTCCCTGCTTCTCATCCAGTCGTGGCTGGAGCCCGTGCAGTTCCTCAGGAGTGTGTTTGCCAACAGCCTGGTGTATGGCACCTCGTACAGTGACGTCTATGACCTCTTAAAGGACCTAGAGGAAGGCATCCAAACACTGATGGGG AGGCTGGAAGATGGCAGCTCCCGGACTGGACAGATCTTCAAGCAGACCTACAGCAAGTTTGACACAAACTCACACAACAATGATGCACTGCTCAAGAACTACGGGCTGCTCTATTGCTTCAGGAAGGACATGGACAAGATCGAGACATTCCTGCGCATTGTGCAGTGCCGCTCTGTGGAGGGCAGCTGTGGCTTCTAG